The Paenibacillus sp. FSL R7-0345 DNA segment TTCTGATATTGTCGAACAGAGCGGTACCGGGCAGCATTCTGCCCTGCGTAACGTCCACCGAAAGGTTAGTGGCGCTGATAATCATCCACAGAAACGGGAAAATCGAAACGAACGCTACAATCGACAGAAAAATATAAATTGGGGCACGGCGTAAGCTTCTCATTATTTATCATCACCTGCCAGTTTAATTTGAAGGAAGGCCAGTACAACAATCATGATTACGATGGAATATGACACAGTTGCGGCATATCCGAAGTCAGGTGTGTACTTGAACGAAAGATTATAAATATATTGGGAAATGGAGAGCGTCGCGTTACCGGGACCTCCCTTGGTTATATTCATAATTTCATCGAACAGCTGCAGGGTACCGATTGTCGAAGTGATCGACGTAAAGAGGATAATCGGCTTGAGCAGCGGAACGGTAATCGCGAAAAATTGTCTTGGCCCGGAAGCACCGTCAATTTTCGCGGCTTCATAAATGGAGCTGTCGATGTTTTGCAGCGAGGAGAGGAAGAAAATCATATTGTATCCCGTCCAGCGCCAGGTAATTGCGATAATGATGGTTACTTTTGCCCAGAAGGGATCGGAGATCCACTGGATTGGTTCAGACAGGATATGCATGTTCATTAAAGCCAGGTTGATCAGACCGTCATTACCAAACAGATATTTGAATACGACGGAGTAAGCTACAAGCGAGGTTACGCAAGGCAGGAAGATCGCAGTACGGAAAAAGCCTTTAAAGCGCAGCTTGCTGTCATTCAGCAGTACCGAGATCATCATCGCAAACACGATCATAACCGGTACCTGTACAATCAGGAACAAGAAGGTGTTTTTGACTGCTGTAAAGAAGGTTTTATCGCTAAGCAGACGTTTGTAATTGGATAATCCGTCAAAATGAAGGTTGGCACCCGCACCCGTCTTAAACGAGAGCAGCAGGGCCTGGATCATCGGATAGAAATAAAACAGACAGATCATGAGGACGGCCACGGAAATAAACAGCCAGCCGGTAAGCTTAGCGCGGTTGCGCATGGTATGGTTCACAGCTCTCATTCCTTTCTCTATACAGGCGTAAATCTTAAAATGGAGAAGCCGCTGTCCTCCGTCCTGGCTCTAGCCGGCAGGTAAGGAGGACAGCGGACAATCCGTTTCTTGCAGAAATATTACTGGATCTGGGATTCAGCCTGGGACTGTGCATCGCCAAGCGCTTTATCAATAGCTGTACCATTCAAGAAGTTCTGCATTTCAACCTTGAGAATGTCCTCAATAGCATAAGTGTGCAGACCATAGTTTACGTTAGGGATTTCAGCAGTCCATTTTGCAAAGTCAGCGATAACCTTTTGTCCGCCGAAGAATTCATCAGCCGCACCGTAAGCTTCGCCTTCAGCAGCCGGTTTGTAAGTACCTACAACGCCTACGTCAGTTACAAGCTTCTGGTACAGATCAACGTCAGAGCCGAGGGTTTCACCCAGGAATTTCACTGCTGCTTCTTTACCATCATTGTTCAGCACATACCAGGAGCTGCCGCCGAGGTTAGATGCGTGTACAGAGTTTGCTGCATTCTTGAGTTTAGGGAATGGTACTACCGCCCATTTGCCGGACTGGTCAGCAGATGCTTTTACAGAAGGTGTAATCCAGTTACCGGTTGGAACGGAAGCAACGTCACCGCTGTTGAAGCCAGCCAGGAAGGAGCTCCAGTCAGAGTTGATTTTAACGATATCGGCACTCATCAGTTCTTTATAGCTTTCAAAAGCTTCCTTCAGTACTGCGTTGTCTTTCAGGTCAGGTGTTGTACCGTCTTCTTTCAGGTACCAGGAGCCGGCGGACTGGATCATCATGCGGATCAGCCCCAGATCGTTAGGGTCCTGAGTCAGCATGTCTTTACCGGTCTTAGCTTTGATTGCTTTACCGATTTCAATGTACTGCTGCCAGTCGATATCCTGCAGATCGTCAGTAGTATAGCCTGCTTCCTGCAGATAGTCGGTGCGGACATAAAGACCTACAACACCGGAGTCGAATGGTACACCGTATTGCTTGCCGTCAAAGCTGGTTGGCCCGAGCTTGTATTCAGCGAAATCAGCTGTGTTGATTGCATCGCCCAGTTCCTGAAAAGCGTCTGGATACGTTTGCAAGAAGCTTTGTGCACGGTAATCCTCGATCAGCACAATGTTCGGCAGACCGGAAGCGGAGCCTGAGTTAAGACCTGTGTTCAGCTTCTGGATAATGTCATCCTGTGCATACTCAACAACTTCAATTTGTGCATCCGGATTTTTGGCCACATAAGCATCTTTAGCCAGGTTCATCGCAGCGATGTTGAAGTTTTTGTCCCAGGCCCAGACTGTAAGTTTTTGGGTTCCGGCAGCTGCATTTCCTTCTGCTCCGGTGTTAGCCTGATTATTGGAATTGGAGTTGCTTGAGCAAGCTGTCAGCAGTGTAAATCCTGCGAGCAGCAAAGCGGTAGCTTTTTTCTTCATGATGTATATCCCCCTAACATGTATTTGAAAGTGCTTTCTTTAAACAGAATATCATCCCGGCCGGCCATTTCGTTAGAAATGATTTTAGTTAAAATAGTGATAATATTGTGTGCTGTATCCGCTTCCACGCTCTACGGATTAGCATTATTTTTCTCCTTTCGCACTTTTTTTAGGTAAAACAGGCCGCACAGATGCAAGAAGCCGGCGCCGGTATGCGGCGCCGGCTCGCGGCGTAGCTGTTATATTATGCTGCAAACCCAGCGTTTCAATGCGTAATCAGCACGGAATTCTGATAGAGACTTTTGTCCCCTGACCCGGAGTGCTTGAGATGGATACGCCGTAAGGCTCCCCGTACAGCAGCAGCAGACGGTCATGGACATTACGGATACCGATGCCGCTGAACAGCTGACGGCTGCTGCTGGAAGCCGGGATCGTCTCTTTGTTGACCAGATCCATGCCGTCCCCCGTATCAACCACCTCACAGTGCAGCATATCCCTGTCCTTCATGATGGTGACATAGATATAACCGGAGGTTTTGATATTGAAAGCGTGGAAAAAAGCATTTTCAATAAAAGGCTGCAAAATCAGCTTGGGTACCTTAGCATTCATGCAGTCCGGCGAAACAAAGGTCTCGACCTTGATCCGGTTGCCGTTACGTACCTGAGTAATAAAGACGTAATGCTTCAGGTTAATCAGCTCATCCTCGACTGTAATTGTCTCTTTCACATTGCTGATCGTGTTCTGCAGCAGGGAGATCAGGGCATGAATCGTTTCTGTCGCCTGCTCCTTACTGCCCCGCTGCACCAGGATATTGACCGATGCCAGGGTATTATACAAGAAATGAGGATTTATCTGCTGCTGAAGTGCCGCCAGTTCCGCATTCCGCTGCTCCTTCTGCGTCTCCACCAGCTGGGCGACATAATCATTCAGCTCCTTGAGCATGTAGTTGAATGCTGTGCTCAGCTGCCTTGTCTCATAACTGCCGGTAACAGCCATATAGTTATGGAAATTCTTTTTGGTCACATTGGACATTTTTTTGACCAGCGTACGCAGGGATAATGTCAGCCGCTTGGTCAGGAAGTAGATCAGGAGCAGTGCAACCGCAGCAATCGCCCCGCCGATCAGAAACAGCATTCTTTTATCGAACAGCGTACCGATGGTCTCATCTTTATCAATCAGGTTTACAATATAAAAGTTGTAGGACGGCAGGTAATCAGCCAGCACAATGACTTCCCGTCCCCCGATCGTCAGCTCCTGGCTGTCAAGGCCCGCCTCGGCAATCTGCTTCGCGCTGTCCAGGAGGTCAGGCGAAAAGCTGCCAATCTGCTCTGTCCGGTTGCTCGACACAATCCGCCCGGCCGTATCCAGGAACATGACATCATTGCCTTTGCTCGTAAAGCTGGCGTAATTCTTGCGGAAATCCACCTCGCGGGTGAACATATACAGCGTACCATACGGCTCTGCAAGTCCGGGGGCAGTCAGCGCTTTAACGGCGACCAGCGTACGGTTCTGGGAATTCAGCGGGCCCCCGTCCATAAAGCTGTAAAACAGCTTCCCGCCCTGCTTCTGCGCAGCCACTGTAATGGGGTTATCCCTCAGCTGTTCTGCAGAGCCCGACCAATAGGTCACATCGCTGGTATAGTTTCTGCCGTTCCCTCCCAGAATGGACAGGCCCACATTAGCGGCGCCGATCCCTGACTGAATGCGGTCCATCTGGTCGCGCATGCTGTAATACCGCCGGAAATTAGCCAGTGAGCTGCCATCCTTCTCTGTCATGAAGCTGCGGATTACTCCGCTCTGTCCGACATTGATAGCAGTATTGACGGTAGTGTAATGGGAGTTATCTAGTGCACTTTTTATCTGGTTAATGATCTTTGAATTGGTGATGCTGAACGTCTGCACAAACAGCGTCTGCGACATTTGGGCCGTCACCGTCGTAATCAGTACGGTAACGAGCACAATGCTGATGACCATGACGACAAATATTTTGCTGAACAGGCTCTGATCCTTGAGCTTTTTGAGCCATTTTTCCATTACTCCCATTTCGGGCTCCTTCCAACTCCTGCGTTATCCCTTCCGGTATTGGCTTGGCGACACGTTCATCAGCTTGCGGAACACTCTGGTGAAATAGCTGTGATCGGAATAGCCGACCATACTGCTGATTTCGGAGATCGACAGGCCCGGTTCCTCCTTCAGCAACAGGCAAGCTTTGCCGATCCGCACCCGGTTTAAATATTCGTTGAAGCCTTCTTTATTGTGCAGAGTAAAATAATTAGATAAATAGGACGGGTTAAAATGAAACTCTCTGGCTACTTCCGTCAGCGTAAGCTGTCGTGAATAATGCTCATCGATGTACAGCAGAATCTTCTGCATCGCCGGTGTGCCGCCGCGGTTCTTCGTAACACACTCGGTCGCATCCTGCAAAAACTGCATCAGCCGCGCCTCCGTCTCTCCCACATGCCTGGCTTCATGAATCGAACGGAAATACTCATATTTGCTGTCATCCAGAGCACGGGCCTCATAATGGAATTGCAGCAGCATCCCGATGATCTGAAAGATGCTGTGGCACAAAAAGGACTTAAACTCGGACACACCCGTATCGCGGCGGCCGGACATCGAGGATACATAAGCGCTGAGCCGGGCAAACGCCTGATCGAACTCCTGGCGGTTCAGCTCTGCTGCGAAAGCCTCCTGGTCAAAGGCCGGTCCCGGCTGCACCGCCCCGCCATGATCGGCCAGCAGGCAGCGTTCAGGCAGGAAAAACCGGTGGTCCAGCAGCTTCATCAGCTCCTGTGAGTATACCGTGTGCAGCTCCTGCAACTGCGTAAAAGTCCGGCTGACAGCCAGACTCAGAAACATATTGGCCCGGATTCCGGTAGTAAATATCTGCTCGGCCAGCTTGATCAGCGTCTCCTGCCCGTCTTCCGGCAGGTTAAACAGCAGCCGTACATGTCCTTCCAGCGTGGACAGCCGGCGGAAGGACAGCGGACTGCCGCCAGACTGCAGCAGAGAACGGATGCTGTTCTCCAGCCATTCCTCTTTGCGGCTGATCGCTCCCGGTTCATCACCAGTATCCGCTACAATTAAGGTGTAGCCCGGATACGGGAAAATCTCCTGCAGCGCCTCAGCCTCATACTCCACCGGATAGCCGGATATCAGCTTGTCCAGAATATAATCGGCAGACTGCCGCTTGTCATTCCTCCAGTCCACCTGCTGCAGCACCGGAATCCGCTGTGCCGTCTTCTTCAGTACAGCCAGCAGCGACGCCGCCTCCAGCCGCGGCTTCAGAATATAGTCGGCCACCCCGCTCTGAAACGTAGAGCGCACATATTCGAACTCGCTGAAGCTGCTCAGCACAATGACTTCAATCTCCGGATACATGCCCTTGACGAGCCGGATCAGCTCCTCCCCGTCCATCACCGGCATGACAATATCCGTCAGGATAATATGCGGCTGCTGCGACTCGATCAGCTCAAACGCCTCACGGCCGTTGGACGCCTCCCCGACGATCTGAAAGCCTTCCCCCTCCCAGTCCAGCAGATGCATAATCCCCTGCCGCACCAGCATCTCATCGTCCACCACTACTATTTTGCAGAACGTTGTTTCCATGGCTTCTCCTTTTTGGAACAAAAGTACGACAAGTTGAAACGGTTACGCCGTCCTTAAAAGAACGGTATCCGTTACTGCGAGAAAGATAAGGATAAAGTATAGCGTGAAAGATATACTTTCTTATCTTTAAAAAACAAATGAAACCCGCTTAAATAAAGGGGTTTCATCTTACATAAACAGATTGGCTGTCGGAATGTGAAACAGCTTTCATAATGATTTAAATTATAGGTATGTGGTGGGGGGCTGTCAATTGAGCTTAGCGATATAACAAAAAACCGCGCCTGCGCGCGGTTCTCTACTCATCCTATTCTGCTCCTACACCAAATCCTCCCTAACAATCCGCCGCCCTTTAAAATAAAACTGCTCATCCTGCTCATTAATCTCACGCAGCACCTTACAAGGATTGCCGATCGCCACTACGTTAGCAGGGATGTCCTTTGTTACGATGCTCCCCGCACCAATTACCGTATTATCGCCAATTGTAATGCCCGGGAGGATAATGGCGCCGGCGCCGATCCAGCAGTTTTTTCCGATTGTCACAGGTGCGTTATATTGATATGCCTGTTCCCGCAGCTCAGGGAGAATAGGATGGCCGGCTGTAGCTACAGTCACGTTCGGGCCGAACATCGTGTAATCCCCGACATAAATATGCGTATCATCCACCATCGTCAGATTGAAGTTCGCATATATATTTTTGCCGAAATGGACATGCTTCCCGCCCCAGTTCGCATGAAACGGCGGTTCAATGTAGCAGTTCTCGCCGATCTCCGCAAACATTTCCCTCAGCATCGCCATTCTTTTATCATATTCACTTGGCCGGGTCCGGTTGAAGTCATAGAGCGCTTCGAGACAGAGCGTCTGTGCTTTCATTAGCTCCTCATCACCGGGCAGATACAGGCTGACATCGTGGAGCTTGTCTTTCATACTCATGTCTTAATCTCCTTATCTAAATTTAGGCAGCCAGCTGCCGTGGGCTTCAATCAGATCATCGCATAGCGCCACAATATCATCCAGCGATAGCTCGGCAGCCGTATGCGGATCAAGCATCGCCGCATGGTAGATATGCTCTTTTTTGCCGGTTCTAGCGGCTTCTATCGTCAACAGCTGGGTGTTAATATTCGTTCTGTTCAATGCAGCCAGCTGTGGCGGAAGGTCTCCGACATAGGTCGGGCTGATCCCGTTTCTGTTAACGAGACACGGTACCTCGACGCAAGCCTCATCTGGAAGATTCGTAATTAATCCGGTATTCAGCACATTCCCGCCGATCGTGTAAGGGATATCTGTCTCAATGGCTTCAAGGATATAGGACGCGTATTCGTGTGACCGCTGATGCTCCAGATTCACATCTCCCACCAGCTCATCCCGCATTTGGGTCCAGTTACTGATCTGTTCGCGGCAGCGGCGCGGATATTCATCCAGCGGAATGTTGAGCTGGTCAATCAGCTCCGGATAATTTCTTTTAATAAAATAAGGATGATACTCCGCACTGTGCTCAGAAGATTCTGTAACATAGTAGCCGAACTTATTCATCAGCTCGAAGCGGACCATGTCGGAGTGCTTCCCTGCCTGCTGTTTCTCTTGGGCCCGTCTCTTGATCTCAGGATACAAATCCACCCCGTCACGCGAAACCTCCAGCAGCCAGGCCATATGATTAATCCCGGCAATCCTTGATTTAACGCCCGTATCATCCATCCCCAGCGATTTGAAAAGCTCCGGCACACACACCTGCACGCTATGGCATAATCCGACTGTCTGCACTCCGGCATACCGGCTCATATAGTTGGTCAGCACCGCCATCGGGTTCGTGTAATTCAGGAACAGCACATCCGGGCAGACCTCGCGGATATCCGCTGCGAACTCGTCCAGTACAGGAATGGTCCGCAGATTGCGGAAAATCCCGCCGATCCCGATTGTGTCTGCAATAGTCTGGCGGAGACCGTATTTCTTGGGAATTTCAAAATCGGTAATCGTGCACGGATCGTACCCGCCGACCTGAATCGCATTAATCGCATACTTCGCTCCACGTAGGGCCTCTTTACGGTCTGTATATACCTTTATGTTGCATCTGCTTCCAGACGTTTTACGGATATTGTTAAGCATAATTTCAGAATCACGCAGCCGCTCGGAATTAATATCAAATAGGGCAATCTCAAAATCCTGCAGGGCCGGCGTAAGCAGACAGTCCCCAAGAACATTTTTAGCGAAAACAGTACTTCCAGCTCCTAAAAATACAATTTTGCTCATCGATTATACGCTCCTTTTGTTCATTACCTTTGAGTTGATAATGATCTTTATATCCCTTACTATAAAATCACAGCAGCAAAATAGGCATGGAACATTGCCACCTCTGCATGGAGATTTGTAGTATCATTTATTTCATTCCTTTCAACAACCAGGAGCGCTATAATGGAAAACCCGGAACATTATGAGTACAGGATACAGATTAACCCCTACTTATTGAATGCGGATCTGAATATAACCTTTGCCGGCGCTGCCAGACCTGAGCCAGGTCATAAAATCGGCCCAGCCGTTCATCCATACATTTTGATACATACCGTAGAAAGCGGGTACGGCACGTTCGTCTGGCAGGGTAAAAGCTACCGGCTTTTTCAGGGGGATACCTTTGTTATTTTTCCCGGTGTATTATTCAGCTACGAAGCTGACCATACCGAGCCCTGGAGCTATCGCTGGGTTGCCATTCAAGGCCCGGGTACCTTGGATATTCTGGGAAAAACCGGAATTACCACTACCGATCCCATCGTAAGAGGAGCCGATCCGGAACATCTGTCAGGCCTTTTTGAAAGTATCGAGCGGGTGCTGGAACAACAGTCCGGGGAAACAGTAACAACTTTGGCTACTGACGGCTGGTTCCGTGTCCTTCTGGCCGAGTTCGCCCGTTTAAACTCTCATAAGCTGCGTTACTCCACGGCCGAAGCGTTAACGGACTCCGAACGTGTTGTGGAGCAGGCGATCCGCTGGTTCCAGACCCAGTACATGCTTCCGGTCTCCATTGAAAAGCTTGCCGCCTCCCTGGGCTATCACCGGACCCATTTCACCAAAGTGTTCAAGCAGCTCACCAGCCTTTCGCCCAAGCAGTACATCAATCAGGTCCGTATGGAACGGGCCAAGGAGCTGTTAAGCACGAATCTAAGTGTGGAACAGGTGGGCAACTCCTGCGGGTTCACCGATCCTCTGTATTTCTCCAAGCAGTTTAAGCTGTGGACGGGGGAATCGCCCAGTCAGTTTCGGGAGGGATTGCGGCGGTGAGCAGACGGGGATAATACGAAATAAGCCTGATTGAGCTATGGCGGGCTCTAATCAGGCTTATATTCACATTCGATAGGCTTCATTAAGTAATTCAGTTATCAATTCAATTTCTTTCTTTTCAATGACAGTGATAAGCTGAGTGATCTCGGCAAGTAGAGCGACCTGCTTGGTTATACCATATTTCATTAACTTATTTTTGATTAAGAAAGCATGTTGTTCAATATCTTCAAAGTTATTATAATAGTAAACCCAATTTAATAAGGTTCCCTTGGCTCCCAAGTATTTCATCCGCTCAAGCATGAATTTTTTATGTTCCCATAACACATGTACAGGTTTAACATTAAGCATATTGTTTTCAACAAACCATTCCTCTATATGATCCGGATCAAACAACTTTTTTAATTCAGTATAAATGTCTATGCCAAACTTCAAGTGATTCATCGGATTCAGATGCTCTTGCAGCTTCAATGAGCTATCCTTCGCATACAAATAATACTCCAATTGCTCTATAAACGCATCCTTATTGAAAGGATATTCTTTCTTATCATCGAATGTTAAAAAATACATTTTCCGGTCACTGTTACAATGATTATTCTCGTAAGCCAATTTAAAGTCGGAGAACTTAATTGTACTTGTTGAATATTGTCCGGATTCCCTCAGATATCCCTGAATGTAGAAGTGTTCGTTGCTGTCATATCCGTAAATAAACATTTTATGCGAATTCGAATAGTTGTTATAGCCGAAAGCAGCAGGTATGTAGTATTCATTGACATGTGCTATAACATACTGATTTGAATTGATTGCATCGACAACGAAATCAATGCAATCAATTTTGCAGCTATCCACTGTACTTTTATTAATCATTTGATATTCAAACCAAGGGTTTAATACGTTAAATAATTTCCCCCGATTGTCTGTATAAAAGAATCGTAATTTATTGTATTTGGCGCCGGGGTCAAAAAAGAGCTGAACAAAATTTGTATACATCCAATCTTTTGTACTTTCATAGTTTGCGATGATCGATAAAAATATAGCGTAATCCGGATACCCGTTCAGTACCGGTTCTTTAATTGGCAAAATTTTTGCGTTCATGGCTCCCAACCTCTTTTATAATTTTCATAAACTTCTATAGTCCGCTCTCTCCCCATCTCATTAACCCCATTAACTCTGTGGCATGAGATCCGCTATGAGATAGATGTTCTTGTCGGCCGGGCAACATTTCTGTTAAGATGATAACGCTCTCGTCTCCCCGGACCATTTTTTGCATAGCCTCTAAACAATGAGGGCTTCCAAAGTGGACATAAAAAGGTTTTTTCTCAGTAATCGTGTTTTTCGAAATTTTGTTAACTGCAGTTCCCTGCTTCTTTTTCACCGTAACAAAAGCTTCCTCAGGCAGGTTATTATCCATTCTCCATCGCTGCAGCCTAGAATAATAGTCGTAATGACTTTCATTAGCTTTCCGTACAGGAAAAGCACCACCCGTTATGATCCATTGTTCTCTTCGCACTACAACTTTCCCTAAAACCTCTCTTTTGGAATAAACAATCCCGGAGTTAAGAACAGAACCGGTAGAACCTTCCTCTGCTGCCTGTAACCATGGATCAGTAATTGTAAGAAATAACTGCAAGGAAATAGGAAGATGCTTCTTGGCAGCGGTTCCCATATATACCGGAGCTACAAGGTTTGCCTGTTCATCTTCTACGGCTAATGTATTGTCACCCGGATTATGTTTTATAGAGAGCTTATCTAAATTGATCCTGGTGTTCTTAACATCTGCTTGAAGGGTCTCGCCCGGCCAGTACAGTACACGCCCGGTATCCGGATAAAACATCTGCATATTATTCCAGTCAGCACCATACACAACAGCCATAATATTCTCGTTACCATATACCTGCTGAAGCCATAATTGCAGATATTCAGACATTGTTGTGGTATCGTCTTTGAAAAGTGGAATAAAACGGCTCATTAAATTCCCCGTCCCGCTTGGCAGTCCGTTTAATACAAGCAGATAATCACCCGCTTCAAACTGTTCCCTGCTCTGGGAGATTGTTTGAAACAATATTCCTCTTGTTGGGCTAGCGGTGCTTCCGTTGCCCAGCTTCCGTCTTCGGCGGACTGCCTCTTTCCGTGTTAGTGACCTGTCAGCCTCCTGAATAAGCTTTAATTCTTCCGCAAAAGTATCACTTTGAATAATCTTGTGCAAAAATTCCGGAATATTAAAGCACCTGCCCCCCGCCCCGTACATTTCAACAAATCTATTGAGCAAATAATCATATACTCCGCTTATAAACATGGTATCCTTCAGCCATTCCCCTACTTGGCACAAATCGGAGTCCAATATAGAACTGTAAGACACCGGTGCCTCTACTGCTTTACAGTCCTCGTAAACAAGACTTACTTTCTCTAACCAGTCAGGTACCGAGAGTCCTAACAATATAAATGTAGATTCAACCCCGGTCTTCAGCATTTGCAAATAAATAATTCGCTGGTGGGCATCACATGATTTCAACCGATAAACAATGCTTTCAATAGCTGCCAGTTTATCAATCAATGGCTGGCGATTCGTACCTGAGGCCTGCTGTAAGATTTCGATTAAACCTTTTAACGGATACTCATCACTACTCCTGTAAGGTGACAACGGGATAAGCAGGTTAAGCCTTACCAATTCTTCAAAAACCTCGTCCCCCCCGTCCTGCCTCAAATGATTCAGCCACTCCACTTGAGAACCGTACTTCAGCTCCTCAAGTTTATTCATAACGGAAGGGCTGAGGATCACTGAGTTCATTTTTTCCTTTTTTAAGGGTACTGTATCTTGTATAAAGTAATAACTATCCATTACGTTATAATTCTCGCCATCAAAGAAATGAGTTTCGTTATAGTAGAATTTGACGGCTCTGCCTAAGTCCCGGTCCTGCATAATACGCCTAAACCATAAGTGTATAATGGGCTGCAGCAAGCGGATATAGGAACCTCCCCTTACCTTTTCCTGTCCGGTAGTTAATCCATCCGAATTATTTATAAGCGCGATTTGAGAGAAGGTGCTGAACGGGCTTGTTTTCACTGCGGCTCTGGTCAGATAAGAAACGGCACTTTTGGAAAGACTCTCTCCAGGGAACCACATCTGATCTTTACCCGCACAGTATTGGGACAAGCTTTTCATAAACTCAGGACTGGCAAGAGCAATTCCTTTCTGTAATTCAGGGTTCTCTAAACATGTATTTAAATATCTGCTAGAAAAAGCTGTCTCCTGCTGAAAAATTGTTCTGCTTTCCTCTAATAATCCTTCGCACTGATCCCACAAATCAAACCACTCCGCTAACAGGCCGTTAGTTTCTTTATCCAGCAGAGTTTGAATGACCTTCATCTGTTCTGCTGATATCTTCGGGGCCCGCTGATTGAACAAGTCCCGCTTTAAAGCTAAAACGCCTCTTCTTAATTCATGCTCTGTCTCCAGTCTAGCAACTAAAGCAAATAACGGTTTTTCGAGCGTATTCCCGGTCATCATCAACCGTTCCTGCAGCATTTTTATAGTGCTAAGAGCCTCTAATGTTTGATGCAGAATCAGCGGTTCAATAACGCCAGTAGACATGGGGTTTATTCTGGCCATAAAAAATGGTGCCAGCCGTGCTGCATATGTATTGGTTATAGACACATTAACGCCTCCAGACCTTTGCTATAGAGACTCAAAGTATTGGGCCATACTGTAAATGGTTTTACGGGCATAGACCAGCAACTCTTTAGGACGCAGCCCTTCCTTCTCTAATTCAACTTCCAGCAAAACTGCTTTTAGTGAATTTCCTCCTGTCTGAAAAAAATCTGCATGAATATCAATATTTTCAATCTTAAGGACATTGCTCCATACTGCCGCTATTTTTTGCTCCATTGC contains these protein-coding regions:
- a CDS encoding lantibiotic dehydratase, which produces MSITNTYAARLAPFFMARINPMSTGVIEPLILHQTLEALSTIKMLQERLMMTGNTLEKPLFALVARLETEHELRRGVLALKRDLFNQRAPKISAEQMKVIQTLLDKETNGLLAEWFDLWDQCEGLLEESRTIFQQETAFSSRYLNTCLENPELQKGIALASPEFMKSLSQYCAGKDQMWFPGESLSKSAVSYLTRAAVKTSPFSTFSQIALINNSDGLTTGQEKVRGGSYIRLLQPIIHLWFRRIMQDRDLGRAVKFYYNETHFFDGENYNVMDSYYFIQDTVPLKKEKMNSVILSPSVMNKLEELKYGSQVEWLNHLRQDGGDEVFEELVRLNLLIPLSPYRSSDEYPLKGLIEILQQASGTNRQPLIDKLAAIESIVYRLKSCDAHQRIIYLQMLKTGVESTFILLGLSVPDWLEKVSLVYEDCKAVEAPVSYSSILDSDLCQVGEWLKDTMFISGVYDYLLNRFVEMYGAGGRCFNIPEFLHKIIQSDTFAEELKLIQEADRSLTRKEAVRRRRKLGNGSTASPTRGILFQTISQSREQFEAGDYLLVLNGLPSGTGNLMSRFIPLFKDDTTTMSEYLQLWLQQVYGNENIMAVVYGADWNNMQMFYPDTGRVLYWPGETLQADVKNTRINLDKLSIKHNPGDNTLAVEDEQANLVAPVYMGTAAKKHLPISLQLFLTITDPWLQAAEEGSTGSVLNSGIVYSKREVLGKVVVRREQWIITGGAFPVRKANESHYDYYSRLQRWRMDNNLPEEAFVTVKKKQGTAVNKISKNTITEKKPFYVHFGSPHCLEAMQKMVRGDESVIILTEMLPGRQEHLSHSGSHATELMGLMRWGESGL
- a CDS encoding AraC family transcriptional regulator; amino-acid sequence: MENPEHYEYRIQINPYLLNADLNITFAGAARPEPGHKIGPAVHPYILIHTVESGYGTFVWQGKSYRLFQGDTFVIFPGVLFSYEADHTEPWSYRWVAIQGPGTLDILGKTGITTTDPIVRGADPEHLSGLFESIERVLEQQSGETVTTLATDGWFRVLLAEFARLNSHKLRYSTAEALTDSERVVEQAIRWFQTQYMLPVSIEKLAASLGYHRTHFTKVFKQLTSLSPKQYINQVRMERAKELLSTNLSVEQVGNSCGFTDPLYFSKQFKLWTGESPSQFREGLRR